One stretch of Tepiditoga spiralis DNA includes these proteins:
- the cmr6 gene encoding type III-B CRISPR module RAMP protein Cmr6, with protein sequence MEFYNDTIKDIKNASLYYDKLSFRIQKNLKKDFEIIKEELGIKKNFDEKKRQEVSKEIADKVNPKLKEIQITKIRSDVVSNQKNSKLQIKKEERFTLNILKSVNESRILDEKKFSKIIYKENIKAIEFDGLFKKLKSIRIKMLRSLLNIQKKESITIIAKNTTPFLIGAGIPSMDEIGFYWNRNYGIPTIPGSAIKGAFRHYLETKNEFEEKQELKDLIKIIFGTQEESGKIEFLEAIPLNNPKIFEEYQTPHFGEYYSGKKPPNDVYNPNPLSYLSVGEDSEFRFDLIINGKKFDEQKIEKTRELFLEFLEIYGLGAKTSNGYGRFEEIKN encoded by the coding sequence TTGGAATTTTATAATGATACAATCAAAGACATAAAAAATGCCTCTTTATACTATGATAAACTCTCTTTTAGAATACAAAAAAATTTAAAAAAAGATTTTGAAATAATAAAAGAAGAATTAGGTATAAAAAAGAATTTTGACGAAAAAAAAAGACAAGAAGTTAGCAAAGAAATAGCCGATAAAGTAAATCCAAAACTAAAAGAAATACAAATAACAAAAATTCGTTCAGACGTAGTTAGTAATCAAAAAAATTCAAAGTTACAAATAAAAAAAGAAGAAAGATTTACATTAAATATATTAAAAAGTGTAAACGAATCGAGAATTTTAGATGAAAAAAAATTCAGTAAAATAATATACAAAGAAAATATAAAAGCAATAGAATTTGATGGATTATTTAAAAAATTAAAATCAATAAGAATAAAAATGCTTAGATCATTATTGAATATTCAAAAAAAAGAATCAATCACAATAATAGCAAAAAACACAACACCATTTTTAATAGGAGCAGGAATACCTTCAATGGACGAAATAGGATTTTACTGGAATAGAAATTATGGAATTCCAACAATACCAGGAAGTGCAATAAAAGGTGCATTTAGACATTACTTAGAAACAAAAAATGAATTTGAAGAAAAACAAGAACTAAAAGATTTGATAAAAATTATATTTGGAACTCAAGAAGAAAGTGGAAAGATAGAATTTTTAGAAGCAATCCCATTAAATAATCCGAAAATATTTGAAGAATATCAAACACCACACTTTGGAGAATATTATTCAGGTAAAAAACCTCCAAATGATGTATATAATCCAAATCCATTGTCTTATTTAAGTGTTGGAGAAGATAGTGAGTTTAGATTTGATTTAATAATAAATGGAAAAAAATTTGATGAACAAAAAATAGAAAAAACTAGAGAACTATTTTTAGAATTTTTAGAAATATATGGATTGGGTGCAAAAACATCAAATGGATATGGAAGATTTGAAGAAATAAAAAATTAA
- the cmr5 gene encoding type III-B CRISPR module-associated protein Cmr5, which translates to MLKIDKSVQELAKDCILNTLENCENFENKDKLLKAYKSTIKGLGSMIIQNGLYGTVIFYRSKMNPKSEKKDKEKNKKADEKKYIEYILDDLCAFFEEFYDFENIEKDNYNNFLEFLEKGNLKEFQDRILSFVGWYRRYADIFIEKDKD; encoded by the coding sequence ATGCTAAAAATAGATAAAAGTGTACAAGAATTGGCAAAAGACTGTATTTTAAATACATTAGAAAACTGTGAAAATTTTGAAAATAAAGATAAATTATTAAAAGCTTATAAATCAACAATAAAAGGTTTGGGTTCTATGATTATTCAAAATGGTTTGTATGGAACAGTTATTTTTTATCGTTCTAAGATGAATCCGAAATCAGAAAAAAAAGACAAAGAAAAAAATAAAAAAGCTGATGAAAAAAAATATATTGAATATATTTTAGATGATTTATGTGCATTTTTTGAAGAATTTTATGATTTTGAAAATATTGAAAAAGATAATTATAATAATTTTTTAGAATTTTTAGAAAAAGGAAATTTAAAAGAATTTCAAGATAGAATATTGAGCTTTGTTGGTTGGTATAGAAGATATGCAGATATATTTATAGAAAAAGATAAAGATTAA
- the cmr4 gene encoding type III-B CRISPR module RAMP protein Cmr4 encodes MSKNGKIGFLYAVSQLHAGKGFDSGVVDLPIQREVHTDFPIISGIKGAFRNEFEEVFKGDKDIKIFGSPKEKEKGTEDQSGSVSFSEAKIFLFPVRSITEGFVWITCPMILSRVNILFKMFGNKDLETKVSNLLKTIKSDKEYYSTNKTEINLEEYKVTPEYSKELVDFLNSIKKILPDETLQNKLKERVLIISDEDFRFFVKGSTEIMARIKIDETGTVDKKTGGLWYEEYLPQDTIMYFIVKTLLKDHGLDILTKETDKQFVNIGGKSTIGKGFTYIKYL; translated from the coding sequence ATGAGTAAAAATGGTAAAATAGGATTTTTATATGCAGTTTCTCAATTACATGCAGGAAAAGGATTTGATTCGGGAGTAGTAGATTTACCAATACAAAGAGAAGTACATACAGACTTCCCTATAATATCTGGAATAAAAGGTGCATTTAGAAATGAATTTGAAGAAGTATTTAAAGGAGATAAAGATATAAAAATCTTTGGAAGTCCAAAAGAAAAAGAAAAAGGAACAGAAGATCAATCAGGAAGCGTATCTTTTTCAGAAGCTAAAATATTTTTATTTCCAGTAAGAAGTATTACAGAAGGATTTGTATGGATTACGTGTCCTATGATATTAAGCAGAGTAAATATACTTTTTAAAATGTTTGGAAACAAAGATTTAGAAACAAAAGTTAGTAATTTATTAAAAACTATAAAATCAGACAAAGAATATTATTCAACAAATAAAACTGAAATAAATTTAGAAGAATATAAAGTAACTCCAGAATATTCAAAAGAATTAGTAGACTTTTTAAATTCAATAAAAAAAATATTACCAGATGAAACATTACAAAATAAATTAAAAGAAAGAGTATTAATAATATCAGATGAAGATTTTAGATTTTTTGTAAAAGGATCTACAGAAATTATGGCAAGAATAAAAATAGATGAAACAGGAACTGTTGATAAAAAAACAGGAGGTCTTTGGTATGAAGAATACTTACCACAAGATACAATAATGTACTTTATAGTAAAAACATTATTAAAAGATCATGGACTTGATATACTAACAAAAGAAACAGATAAACAATTTGTAAATATAGGAGGTAAATCAACTATAGGAAAAGGATTTACTTATATAAAATATTTATAG
- a CDS encoding type III-B CRISPR module-associated Cmr3 family protein — protein sequence MKKKLLLIKPLDWVAFRAAKSFSTSEDTHFPNLKTFLGAIYGNLYNFEEKSAKEISTLMKERKLDITGPFVFKQNNGETEIFFKKPAILKKEKESNETHSKKIYKAYIDENIKFKIGTKELNGLRYEKMNNLDDLNKNYITLKELEELKKGYVNIIDTEKNTPSNIPYKIERKIGIEIEKGKRYTKKGGLYSLNYFRFEENSGFCFFVEKDELKLLEKYNTIKLGTKGKLARLEIIEIETNIFDKVNDEEKILYTLTPSFIESGILPKNNENIIAIANYKPETIGFWNGVENKPGELMKVVPVGSCYYTKGEINTLTDKYDYYGFGKYIELKK from the coding sequence ATGAAAAAAAAATTATTATTAATAAAACCACTTGATTGGGTTGCATTTAGAGCAGCTAAATCGTTTTCAACAAGTGAAGATACACATTTTCCTAATTTAAAAACATTTTTAGGTGCAATATATGGGAATTTATATAACTTTGAAGAAAAATCAGCAAAAGAAATATCAACATTAATGAAAGAAAGAAAATTAGATATAACAGGACCATTTGTATTTAAACAAAATAACGGTGAAACAGAAATATTTTTTAAAAAACCAGCAATATTAAAAAAAGAAAAAGAATCAAATGAAACACATTCAAAAAAAATATATAAAGCATATATAGATGAAAATATAAAATTCAAAATAGGTACAAAAGAATTAAACGGATTAAGATATGAAAAAATGAATAATTTAGATGATTTAAACAAAAACTATATAACCTTAAAAGAATTAGAAGAATTAAAAAAAGGATATGTAAATATAATAGACACAGAAAAAAATACACCATCAAATATACCATATAAAATAGAAAGAAAAATAGGAATAGAAATTGAAAAAGGTAAAAGATACACAAAAAAAGGCGGCCTTTATTCATTAAACTACTTTAGATTTGAAGAAAATTCTGGTTTTTGTTTCTTTGTAGAAAAAGATGAATTAAAATTATTAGAAAAGTATAACACAATAAAATTAGGAACAAAAGGAAAATTAGCAAGACTTGAAATAATAGAAATAGAAACTAATATCTTTGATAAAGTTAATGATGAAGAAAAAATATTATATACATTAACTCCAAGTTTTATTGAAAGTGGAATCTTACCTAAAAATAATGAAAATATAATTGCAATAGCAAATTACAAACCAGAAACAATAGGTTTTTGGAATGGCGTCGAAAATAAACCTGGTGAATTAATGAAAGTAGTACCAGTTGGATCATGTTATTATACAAAAGGTGAAATTAATACATTAACAGACAAATATGATTATTATGGTTTTGGAAAATACATAGAATTAAAAAAATAA
- the cas10 gene encoding type III-B CRISPR-associated protein Cas10/Cmr2 — translation MAIKFWHRKINALLHDPVEKVYTIKTHEALQNKRISELNITPNKPKADVIASSIERIPLPNEQTNSDKQRVYVNSNEFYIIHPLTGEKVSKDILDKQLNKKDILSQSNKFYEDIKKYIEKEKLDVNDVKSAKKLYNYIWWYLPKSVEQSYLLPADTRVPDVSIIDHLDTTAAFSSVTTENYSIVMISIGPVQDFIAAGRKISDLRNGSYLLSYLTYQGIKYVGQNYGYDCIIFPSMRDNYFVAKDLGFYTKELEIDPAVASLPNVFSFIIPKSDVELVINKIKEWILLERDNIINFFLEKINNNTLNELKSNVSFELITEHGLSKEQITKEFKKQVKQFPTIVATVQNLENFNSLNMQYKDYTGIDLTPLKESFEKLENTYTVKDYQYYSYNSELLGIKSGIRKTTRDFIGYIEQNSNPGDEISGNEKALIKEITIYDDEEKTENISAITLIKRYLPNYLEKETLYEEASKSLKNTKKNTKDDITEISKDYNASILMMDGDKMGEWISGKKAPVLYQRLHKNAISRLERIDKKYLEKLEELQFITPSYQRTISRTLNEFSKLVPKIINNYKGTLIYAGGDDVLAILPSNKLAQAANDIRKAYSGVDNLELENLKFNKGYMYKDGKMISNMMGHRATMSAGLLTFNPSYNLKLALNKARELEKIAKSNYEVEMDKDNKQKKVDRDSFAISSIRGSGKIKIAKSKWDINIVPKKDIIETANSLISKLEENKKSEQAFISKLKYEYESLCFSNNKRILKDEEFIKKVVPFIIKERMNLGNLIEPTKKILNLCKNKNLELKDILDILEELEYSAKKPKRGGE, via the coding sequence ATGGCTATTAAATTTTGGCATAGAAAAATAAATGCTTTATTACACGATCCAGTGGAAAAGGTATATACAATAAAAACTCATGAAGCATTACAAAATAAAAGAATAAGTGAATTAAATATAACTCCAAATAAACCAAAAGCAGATGTAATTGCCAGTTCTATTGAAAGAATACCACTTCCAAATGAACAAACAAATTCAGATAAACAAAGAGTTTATGTTAATAGTAATGAATTTTATATAATTCATCCTTTAACTGGTGAAAAAGTAAGTAAAGACATATTAGATAAACAATTAAATAAAAAAGATATATTATCTCAATCAAATAAATTTTATGAAGATATAAAAAAATATATAGAAAAAGAAAAACTTGATGTTAATGATGTAAAAAGTGCAAAAAAATTATACAATTACATTTGGTGGTATCTACCAAAATCAGTAGAACAATCATATTTATTACCAGCAGACACAAGAGTACCAGATGTATCAATAATAGATCATTTAGATACAACTGCAGCATTTTCAAGTGTAACAACAGAAAATTATTCAATAGTAATGATTTCAATTGGCCCAGTACAAGACTTTATAGCAGCAGGAAGAAAAATATCAGATCTTAGAAATGGAAGTTATTTACTTTCATACTTAACTTATCAAGGAATTAAATATGTTGGACAAAATTATGGATATGATTGTATTATATTTCCTTCAATGAGGGACAATTACTTTGTTGCAAAAGATTTGGGATTTTATACAAAAGAGTTAGAAATAGACCCTGCAGTAGCATCTCTTCCAAATGTATTTTCTTTTATAATTCCAAAAAGTGATGTTGAATTAGTAATAAATAAGATTAAAGAATGGATATTACTTGAAAGAGATAATATTATAAATTTCTTTTTAGAAAAAATTAATAATAATACATTGAATGAATTAAAAAGTAATGTTAGCTTTGAATTAATTACAGAACATGGACTAAGTAAAGAACAAATAACAAAAGAATTTAAAAAGCAAGTAAAACAATTTCCAACTATAGTAGCAACAGTTCAAAATTTAGAAAATTTTAATTCTTTAAATATGCAATATAAAGATTATACAGGAATAGATCTTACTCCTTTAAAAGAAAGCTTTGAAAAATTAGAAAACACATATACTGTTAAAGATTATCAATATTATTCATATAACTCAGAATTATTAGGGATAAAATCAGGAATTAGAAAAACAACAAGAGATTTTATTGGCTATATAGAACAAAATTCAAACCCTGGCGATGAAATATCTGGAAATGAAAAAGCTTTGATAAAAGAAATTACAATATACGATGACGAAGAAAAAACTGAAAATATATCTGCAATTACTTTAATAAAAAGATACTTACCAAATTATCTTGAAAAAGAAACATTGTATGAAGAAGCAAGTAAAAGTTTAAAAAATACTAAAAAAAATACTAAAGATGATATAACAGAAATTTCAAAAGATTATAATGCATCAATATTAATGATGGATGGAGATAAAATGGGAGAATGGATTTCAGGTAAAAAAGCTCCTGTTCTTTATCAACGATTACATAAAAATGCTATAAGTCGTCTTGAAAGAATAGATAAAAAATACTTAGAAAAATTGGAAGAACTTCAATTTATAACACCTTCTTATCAAAGAACAATATCAAGAACATTGAATGAATTTTCAAAATTAGTTCCAAAAATAATAAACAATTATAAAGGAACATTAATATATGCAGGTGGTGATGATGTTCTTGCCATCTTACCTTCTAATAAGTTAGCTCAAGCAGCAAACGATATAAGAAAAGCATATTCTGGTGTAGATAATTTAGAATTAGAAAACTTAAAATTCAATAAAGGATATATGTACAAAGATGGAAAAATGATTTCAAATATGATGGGACATAGAGCAACTATGAGTGCAGGATTATTGACATTTAATCCATCATACAATTTAAAATTAGCATTAAACAAAGCAAGAGAACTTGAAAAAATAGCTAAAAGTAATTATGAAGTTGAAATGGATAAAGATAACAAACAAAAAAAAGTAGACAGAGATTCATTTGCAATATCTTCAATAAGGGGATCTGGAAAAATAAAAATAGCTAAATCAAAATGGGATATTAATATAGTTCCAAAAAAAGACATAATAGAAACTGCTAATAGTCTAATAAGTAAATTAGAAGAAAATAAAAAATCTGAACAAGCATTTATAAGTAAATTAAAATATGAATATGAAAGTTTGTGTTTTTCAAATAATAAAAGAATTTTAAAAGATGAAGAATTTATTAAAAAAGTTGTTCCATTTATAATAAAAGAAAGAATGAATTTAGGAAACTTAATTGAACCAACTAAAAAAATATTAAACTTATGTAAAAATAAAAATTTAGAATTAAAAGATATATTAGATATATTAGAAGAATTAGAATATTCAGCTAAAAAACCAAAAAGAGGTGGTGAATGA
- the cmr1 gene encoding type III-B CRISPR module RAMP protein Cmr1: protein MKKLDIEIKTISPMFSGRGDKKFALTPQSVRGVLRFWFRAILPRVVNIVDNNGNSKLKGEECFWNYKLLKDIESYIFGSTEIKSPFDVLVKYDKKDISDKQGKSLTNDKYNKYALYGQEDRYYLKENSKINIKFIIKKNISGLDKLLFYLLNLTSYLGGFGAKSRKGFGSFEIIKSNEYKIINTKSNLIKNLEEVLKEIIENMKKNYNNEKYIFEDKTLKKNFYDLNNIDYDIQNFTSSPTYPTLLSKKYVILESKNKFDTFLELYDYLYKPDPKTRYLNKDNSLKLNVGMYIKLKKVLRGKYVIKEGKIKSNEKLDEDSFRKGIYSIKNHENQSIQFVQSFLGLPINYKIGDRQFKGINSGNYTLSNSEGRKASQMFIKIYKENGKYRYRISLIRSKITNKNSFVNGKKIEDIKFNKGKNEFKVKGNENLKMVFDTLKNLKIVD, encoded by the coding sequence TTGAAAAAATTGGATATAGAAATAAAAACTATATCTCCTATGTTTTCTGGAAGAGGGGATAAAAAATTTGCATTAACTCCACAAAGTGTTAGAGGTGTACTTAGATTTTGGTTTAGAGCAATACTACCAAGAGTTGTAAATATTGTAGATAATAATGGAAATTCAAAATTAAAAGGTGAAGAATGTTTTTGGAATTATAAATTATTAAAAGATATAGAAAGTTATATATTTGGATCAACAGAAATAAAATCACCATTTGATGTACTTGTGAAATATGATAAAAAAGATATTTCAGATAAACAAGGAAAGTCTTTAACAAATGATAAATATAATAAATATGCTTTATATGGACAAGAAGATAGATATTATTTAAAAGAAAATTCAAAAATAAATATAAAGTTTATTATTAAAAAAAATATAAGTGGATTAGATAAGCTTTTATTTTATCTATTGAATCTTACCTCTTATTTAGGAGGATTTGGAGCTAAATCAAGAAAAGGATTTGGAAGTTTTGAAATTATAAAATCTAATGAATATAAAATAATTAATACAAAAAGTAACTTAATAAAAAATTTAGAAGAAGTTTTAAAAGAAATAATAGAAAATATGAAAAAAAATTATAATAATGAAAAGTATATCTTTGAAGATAAAACTTTAAAAAAGAATTTTTATGATTTAAACAATATTGATTATGATATACAAAATTTTACATCTAGCCCTACATATCCAACATTACTTTCTAAAAAATATGTAATATTAGAATCAAAAAATAAATTTGATACTTTTCTTGAATTATATGATTATTTATACAAACCAGATCCAAAAACAAGATATTTAAATAAAGATAATTCGTTAAAATTAAATGTAGGAATGTATATAAAATTAAAAAAAGTGCTTAGAGGAAAATATGTTATAAAAGAAGGAAAAATAAAATCAAATGAAAAATTAGATGAAGATTCGTTTAGAAAAGGTATATACTCAATAAAAAATCATGAAAATCAATCTATTCAATTTGTACAATCTTTTTTAGGATTACCTATTAATTATAAAATTGGAGATAGACAATTTAAAGGTATAAATAGTGGAAATTATACTCTATCTAATAGTGAAGGAAGAAAAGCTTCTCAAATGTTTATAAAAATATATAAAGAAAATGGAAAATACAGGTATAGAATTAGCTTAATAAGAAGTAAAATTACAAATAAAAATAGCTTTGTAAATGGGAAAAAAATAGAAGATATTAAATTTAATAAAGGAAAAAATGAATTTAAAGTTAAAGGAAACGAAAATCTAAAAATGGTATTTGATACTTTAAAAAATTTAAAAATAGTAGATTAA
- the cas6 gene encoding CRISPR-associated endoribonuclease Cas6 — protein MKINLSGKNIVLPISYQYYLQGLFYNLVTKKFDYLHDEGIIVDSKTMKPFSYSKIFCKRYEVKDNSIYFGDEIWIYFSSPFEILLEEFLEKLTELNNIRIGNNFLNISSIRRLRYTFDNYALVKTLSPILVYEKVLRVNGERKLLRYNPKDPEFCEIIKYNMSTKGKALGINTETFNIIPQRINPTNKRVLKYKTTTFEAWEGTYKIYGNNEVLKLAFDWGLGLRNSQGFGMIETI, from the coding sequence GTGAAAATTAACTTATCAGGTAAAAATATTGTATTACCAATTTCTTATCAGTATTATTTACAAGGATTATTTTATAACTTGGTAACTAAAAAATTTGATTACTTACATGATGAAGGTATAATAGTTGATTCTAAGACTATGAAGCCTTTCTCTTATTCTAAAATATTTTGCAAAAGATATGAAGTTAAAGATAATAGTATTTATTTTGGAGATGAAATATGGATATATTTTTCTTCACCCTTTGAAATTTTATTGGAAGAATTTTTAGAAAAATTAACAGAATTAAACAATATAAGAATAGGAAATAACTTTTTGAACATTAGTAGTATAAGAAGATTAAGATACACTTTTGATAATTATGCACTAGTTAAAACATTATCTCCAATATTAGTATATGAAAAGGTATTAAGAGTAAATGGAGAAAGAAAGTTACTGAGATACAATCCAAAAGATCCAGAGTTTTGTGAAATTATTAAATATAATATGTCTACAAAAGGAAAGGCATTGGGAATTAATACAGAAACCTTTAATATTATTCCACAAAGAATTAACCCAACTAATAAAAGAGTATTAAAATACAAAACAACAACCTTTGAAGCTTGGGAAGGAACATACAAAATATATGGTAATAACGAAGTATTAAAATTAGCTTTTGATTGGGGATTAGGATTAAGAAATTCACAAGGATTTGGAATGATTGAAACAATATAA
- the cas2 gene encoding CRISPR-associated endonuclease Cas2: MYIVLMYDINTKRVGKVHKIIKQYLNWIQNSVFEGSITEKKFNELKRKLKIIIKENEDSIIYFETLTKKNLTFDITGIEKNKYEKFL, translated from the coding sequence ATGTATATTGTATTAATGTATGACATAAATACAAAAAGAGTAGGAAAGGTTCATAAAATTATAAAACAATATCTTAATTGGATACAAAATTCAGTTTTTGAAGGGTCTATTACTGAAAAGAAGTTTAATGAATTAAAAAGAAAACTAAAAATTATAATTAAAGAAAATGAAGATAGCATAATATACTTTGAAACTTTAACAAAGAAAAATTTAACCTTTGATATTACTGGTATTGAGAAAAATAAATATGAAAAATTTTTATAA
- the cas2 gene encoding CRISPR-associated endonuclease Cas2 — MYVILVYDINEKRVGKVYKVIKQYLNWIQNSVFEGSITEKKLNELKDRINSMTKANEDSVVYIKTTRKQDIFYNVIGLEKNKYEKIL, encoded by the coding sequence ATGTATGTAATCTTAGTATATGATATAAATGAAAAAAGAGTAGGTAAAGTTTATAAAGTTATAAAACAATATCTTAATTGGATACAAAATTCAGTTTTTGAAGGATCCATTACTGAAAAAAAATTAAATGAATTAAAAGATAGAATAAATTCCATGACAAAAGCAAATGAAGATAGTGTTGTATATATAAAGACTACAAGAAAACAAGATATATTTTATAATGTAATTGGTTTAGAAAAAAATAAATATGAAAAAATTTTGTAG
- the cas1b gene encoding type I-B CRISPR-associated endonuclease Cas1b, whose protein sequence is MDNIYIFSNGELKRKNNTIEFITKERKKILPINNIQDIKVFSNVKFNDSFLHLLSKYKIVMHMFSYYKNYLGSYIPDNLNYEGKTLINQVNSYQIYEERINLVKMILFAAMNNMRSNFKLYKMKYDEEKIKNMILKLNEIESVDILMIIEAEFRRYYYSFFDKIINNDNFKFEKRLKRPPENEINSVISFGNSVFYSECVRTINNVGLFNSIGYLHSNDRKNALSLDISEIFKPLIVDRIVFDMFKENEFKKSDFENKKHGIYLNKSGKQKFIKSYDEKLSQTIYLKNLKKYVSYKELIGIDLYRLKKYINKKSTNYIPYMEEV, encoded by the coding sequence ATGGATAATATTTATATATTTTCAAATGGTGAATTAAAAAGAAAAAATAATACAATAGAATTTATTACAAAAGAACGTAAAAAAATACTACCAATAAACAATATTCAAGATATAAAAGTGTTTTCAAATGTTAAGTTTAATGATAGCTTTTTACACCTTTTATCAAAATATAAAATTGTAATGCATATGTTTTCTTATTATAAAAACTATTTAGGAAGCTATATACCAGATAATCTAAATTATGAAGGGAAAACTTTAATTAATCAAGTTAACAGTTATCAAATATACGAAGAAAGAATAAATTTAGTAAAAATGATTTTATTTGCAGCAATGAATAATATGAGGTCAAATTTTAAGTTGTATAAAATGAAATATGATGAAGAAAAAATTAAAAATATGATTTTAAAATTAAACGAAATAGAATCAGTAGACATATTAATGATAATAGAAGCAGAATTTAGAAGATATTATTATTCATTTTTTGATAAAATAATAAATAATGATAATTTTAAATTTGAAAAAAGACTTAAAAGACCACCAGAAAATGAAATAAATTCTGTTATAAGTTTTGGAAATAGTGTTTTTTATTCAGAATGTGTAAGAACGATAAATAATGTTGGCTTATTTAATTCAATAGGTTATTTACATTCAAATGATAGAAAAAATGCATTAAGCTTAGATATATCAGAAATTTTTAAGCCACTCATTGTTGATAGAATAGTTTTTGATATGTTTAAAGAAAATGAATTTAAAAAATCAGATTTTGAAAATAAAAAACATGGAATCTATTTAAATAAAAGTGGAAAACAAAAATTTATTAAATCATATGATGAAAAATTATCTCAAACAATCTATTTAAAAAACTTAAAAAAATATGTATCATATAAGGAATTAATTGGAATTGATTTATACAGATTAAAAAAATATATTAATAAAAAAAGTACTAACTATATTCCGTATATGGAAGAAGTTTGA
- a CDS encoding DUF5780 domain-containing protein, producing the protein MKKAVLVVLLLSSFLLVSCTKPLDKTLSNPSPLKIIGTKVSSETIYGITQKKFQVFVENISSKTIIAYKVDIKGYNSFDEQVTIDFVDTLKGIVQNINIKPSETYGYKTYWSSVYAGTVKYIKTEIVEVKFDDGTTWIK; encoded by the coding sequence ATGAAGAAAGCAGTATTAGTAGTTTTATTATTATCATCTTTTTTATTAGTTAGCTGTACAAAACCTTTGGATAAAACTCTTAGTAATCCATCACCATTAAAAATTATTGGTACAAAGGTATCCAGTGAAACAATATATGGAATTACTCAAAAAAAATTTCAAGTATTTGTAGAAAATATTTCAAGTAAAACAATTATAGCCTATAAAGTTGATATCAAAGGTTATAATTCTTTTGATGAACAAGTAACAATTGATTTTGTAGATACATTAAAAGGCATTGTACAAAATATAAATATTAAACCAAGTGAAACTTATGGATATAAAACTTATTGGTCTAGTGTTTATGCTGGAACAGTTAAATATATTAAAACTGAAATTGTTGAAGTAAAATTTGATGATGGAACTACTTGGATAAAATAA